A stretch of the Mesorhizobium sp. Pch-S genome encodes the following:
- a CDS encoding oxidoreductase: MTMTDPVWFITGASSGLGQALAEAVLERGWRAAITSRNSNALNALASRYGERALALQLDVTDNASIERAVSAAEAKFGAIDVLVNNAGYGYLAAIEEGSDREIRDQFETNVFGLVAVTKRVLPGMRARRQGHIFNVSSLGGLVAFAATGYYHATKFAVEALSESLSHEVKPLGIKVTIIEPGAFRTDWAGRSMVESGTVIEDYAETAGKRRAATREASGRQPGDPARAAKAIISAFEADEAPLRLLLGAAALTIARQRLDALRQNFDAWAETTISADFPD, translated from the coding sequence ATGACGATGACCGATCCCGTATGGTTCATCACCGGAGCCTCCTCCGGCCTCGGCCAGGCACTTGCCGAAGCCGTTCTGGAACGCGGCTGGCGTGCCGCCATAACATCACGCAATTCCAATGCTTTGAATGCTTTAGCCTCCAGATATGGTGAACGCGCGCTCGCCTTGCAGCTCGACGTCACCGACAACGCTTCCATCGAACGGGCCGTTTCAGCGGCGGAGGCAAAATTCGGTGCCATCGACGTGCTCGTCAACAACGCTGGCTACGGCTATCTGGCTGCCATCGAGGAAGGCTCCGATCGGGAAATCCGCGATCAATTCGAGACGAATGTCTTCGGTCTCGTCGCCGTCACCAAGCGCGTCCTGCCCGGCATGCGTGCCCGTCGCCAGGGGCATATCTTCAATGTCTCGTCACTTGGCGGTCTCGTCGCCTTCGCTGCCACCGGCTACTACCACGCCACGAAATTTGCCGTCGAAGCGCTTTCGGAATCGCTGTCGCACGAGGTCAAACCACTCGGCATCAAGGTGACCATCATTGAACCCGGCGCCTTCCGTACCGATTGGGCCGGCCGTTCGATGGTCGAATCCGGGACTGTCATCGAGGACTATGCGGAGACCGCGGGAAAGCGCCGTGCGGCAACCCGTGAGGCATCAGGCCGCCAGCCGGGCGACCCCGCACGGGCTGCCAAGGCGATTATCTCGGCATTTGAAGCCGATGAAGCACCACTGCGCCTGCTGCTCGGTGCTGCGGCCCTGACCATAGCACGCCAGCGGCTCGATGCGTTGCGGCAGAACTTCGATGCCTGGGCCGAGACGACAATCAGCGCTGATTTTCCCGATTGA
- a CDS encoding dihydrofolate reductase family protein codes for MGTIIFGMLTSLDGYITGPEGGPELPVPEAPLHRYFNRLMQDTRISVCGRKLYQAMRYWDTDQADWPDEAREFATAWQATPKFVCSTMLREVGPNASLIDEDVVGTLRRLKAETDGMIDVGGAELAASLDGLGLIDEYHLYVNPVVLGGGRPFFAGKTPKLRFIGQQVLPQDVVLLRYAAA; via the coding sequence ATGGGCACGATCATCTTCGGCATGCTGACGTCTCTCGACGGCTACATCACCGGGCCGGAAGGTGGCCCGGAATTGCCGGTGCCGGAAGCGCCGCTGCATCGATATTTCAACCGGTTGATGCAGGACACCCGGATCAGCGTCTGCGGTCGCAAACTCTATCAAGCGATGCGCTACTGGGACACGGATCAGGCCGACTGGCCTGACGAGGCGCGAGAGTTCGCGACGGCATGGCAGGCAACACCCAAATTCGTCTGTTCCACGATGCTGCGTGAGGTCGGGCCGAATGCGTCGCTGATCGACGAAGATGTTGTCGGAACACTGAGGCGCCTCAAGGCCGAAACCGATGGCATGATCGATGTGGGCGGCGCCGAGCTCGCGGCCAGCCTGGATGGGCTGGGTCTGATCGACGAGTACCATCTCTATGTGAATCCTGTGGTGCTCGGCGGCGGCAGACCGTTCTTCGCCGGGAAGACGCCGAAACTCCGGTTTATCGGACAGCAGGTCCTGCCGCAGGATGTCGTGCTTTTGCGTTATGCAGCGGCTTGA
- a CDS encoding Na+/H+ antiporter: MAVATLILLLLVLVAASGVLVRFLPLPLPIIQIGLGVLLAWPIDGLRVELEPELFLLVFVPPLLFIDGIMLPKREFAKLAPRIFGLAFGLVFFTVVVFGYALNWLLPQVPLPVAFALAAVLSPTDAVAVSSIVGRDLVPARIRHILEGESLLNDASGLVVLRFAVAAALTGQFSLGETALTFVLVAAGGALAGFATLWAVAKVLRIVAKIGDVRPEVEVVILILLPFAAYLLAEKFHLSGILAAVTAGLYIARAGLFGSLSFPARMQNMALIEMLSFTFNGVIFLLLGLQLPTIIRNVPPELSLYGSFWEPVLAVMTLTLILLAIRFAWIVFGSTARGIIERWRGRETFRLTTRLRVVMTLAGVRGAITLAGILSLPLVVSENGPPFPARDLVIFIAAGVIICSLLLASVALPIVARGIPLDEEEESAIEERLARQVAAEAAIARIEQMVDEAQATPALYEARLAAAQQLIPAYRQRIVAGEEEDTTVKDIQPALQSMLDAAFAAEQAALLRLLRARKIDDTTMRAVIGEVMLNQALNSRKQANKRATAKKPATRKAGARK, encoded by the coding sequence TTGGCCGTCGCGACCCTGATCCTGCTGCTTCTGGTGCTGGTGGCTGCATCCGGCGTGCTGGTGCGCTTCCTGCCACTGCCTTTGCCGATCATTCAGATCGGGTTGGGTGTCCTTTTGGCGTGGCCGATCGATGGCTTGCGCGTCGAACTCGAGCCGGAGCTGTTTCTTCTCGTCTTCGTGCCGCCGCTTCTGTTCATCGATGGCATCATGCTGCCGAAGCGCGAGTTCGCCAAACTGGCACCGCGCATCTTCGGCCTGGCCTTCGGGCTCGTCTTCTTCACGGTCGTGGTATTCGGATACGCACTGAACTGGCTGTTGCCGCAGGTGCCGCTGCCGGTTGCCTTCGCGCTTGCTGCCGTGCTGTCGCCGACGGATGCCGTCGCGGTGTCTTCCATCGTCGGTCGCGATCTCGTTCCGGCTCGCATCCGCCATATCCTTGAAGGCGAGTCGCTGCTCAACGATGCGTCCGGCCTGGTCGTGCTGCGATTTGCCGTCGCAGCAGCTCTGACCGGCCAGTTCTCGCTCGGTGAAACGGCATTGACCTTCGTGCTGGTCGCGGCGGGCGGTGCGCTGGCTGGGTTTGCAACCCTTTGGGCGGTAGCCAAGGTGCTGCGCATCGTAGCCAAGATCGGCGATGTGCGGCCGGAGGTGGAAGTGGTCATTCTGATCCTTCTGCCTTTCGCGGCCTATCTGCTGGCCGAAAAGTTTCATCTTTCCGGAATCCTGGCGGCGGTTACGGCCGGTCTCTACATCGCTCGCGCCGGTTTGTTCGGCTCCCTGTCGTTTCCGGCGCGCATGCAGAACATGGCGTTGATCGAGATGCTTTCGTTCACCTTCAACGGCGTCATCTTCCTGCTGCTTGGCCTGCAGTTGCCGACGATCATCCGCAACGTTCCACCTGAATTGTCGCTCTATGGCAGCTTCTGGGAACCGGTGCTGGCGGTGATGACGCTGACGCTGATCCTGCTTGCCATACGCTTTGCCTGGATTGTCTTCGGCTCGACGGCGCGGGGCATCATCGAGCGCTGGCGGGGGCGCGAAACATTCAGGCTCACCACGCGGTTGAGGGTGGTCATGACGCTGGCCGGCGTTCGTGGCGCGATCACGCTTGCCGGTATTCTGTCGCTTCCGCTCGTCGTCTCCGAGAATGGTCCGCCTTTCCCTGCGCGCGATCTCGTCATCTTCATTGCCGCCGGCGTCATCATCTGTTCGCTTCTGCTGGCCAGCGTGGCGCTGCCGATCGTGGCACGCGGCATTCCGTTGGACGAAGAGGAGGAAAGCGCCATCGAGGAGCGGCTGGCACGTCAGGTCGCGGCCGAAGCGGCGATTGCCCGCATTGAACAGATGGTTGATGAAGCGCAGGCCACGCCTGCACTTTATGAGGCGCGTCTGGCCGCCGCGCAGCAACTCATTCCTGCCTATCGGCAACGCATTGTCGCTGGCGAGGAAGAAGATACGACCGTCAAGGACATTCAGCCAGCGCTCCAGTCGATGCTTGATGCTGCTTTCGCGGCCGAGCAGGCTGCCTTGCTCCGCCTTTTGAGGGCGCGCAAGATCGACGACACCACCATGCGCGCGGTGATCGGGGAGGTCATGCTCAACCAGGCCCTGAATTCACGCAAGCAGGCGAACAAGCGTGCAACCGCGAAGAAACCGGCAACAAGGAAAGCGGGCGCCAGGAAATAA
- a CDS encoding LysR family transcriptional regulator has product MADDFEGISVFLAVAEARNFRLAGERLGVTRSAVSQALQRLEDRIGTALVQRTTRSVSLTEAGEMFYDMVRPSAQDITEAVQAVRETQTRPSGLLKVTVSSIAERFISGPLLAGFLAQYPEVKLDITITDEEFDIVAEGYDAGVRLGEVIEQDMVAVPVSGEQRQCAVASPAYLSRRGTPLHPRDLTDHVCIGWRPRPDTAPYRWEFTEHDRDFELAVDPAMTTNDMGMMIRMACAGAGITFGMVETFESHVARGELVPLLEDYCPPFAGFHLYFPRRHRQPLKLRALVDHVRTFRKAEI; this is encoded by the coding sequence ATGGCGGATGATTTCGAAGGCATTTCGGTGTTTCTTGCCGTGGCGGAAGCGCGCAATTTCCGGCTTGCGGGCGAGCGTCTTGGCGTTACCCGCTCAGCCGTGAGCCAGGCATTGCAACGGCTTGAAGACCGGATCGGCACCGCATTGGTGCAGCGGACCACGCGCAGCGTCAGCCTGACGGAAGCGGGCGAGATGTTCTACGACATGGTCCGGCCGTCGGCGCAGGACATAACCGAGGCCGTGCAGGCGGTCCGTGAAACGCAGACGCGCCCTTCCGGCCTGCTCAAGGTTACGGTGTCCTCGATTGCCGAGCGTTTCATATCCGGGCCCCTGCTTGCAGGGTTCCTCGCGCAATACCCGGAGGTGAAGCTGGACATCACCATTACGGACGAGGAATTCGATATCGTCGCGGAAGGCTACGATGCCGGTGTCCGGTTGGGCGAGGTGATCGAGCAGGACATGGTCGCAGTGCCGGTTTCGGGAGAACAGCGGCAGTGCGCGGTCGCTTCACCCGCCTACCTTTCCAGGCGCGGCACGCCGCTTCATCCGCGCGATCTGACGGATCATGTCTGCATCGGCTGGCGCCCGCGGCCGGATACGGCGCCGTATCGCTGGGAATTCACCGAACACGACCGCGATTTCGAGCTGGCGGTCGATCCGGCGATGACCACCAACGACATGGGCATGATGATCCGCATGGCCTGCGCCGGTGCGGGCATCACTTTCGGCATGGTGGAGACCTTCGAATCCCATGTCGCCCGGGGCGAACTGGTGCCGCTCCTGGAAGACTATTGCCCGCCTTTTGCCGGTTTCCACCTCTACTTCCCCAGGCGTCATCGTCAGCCGCTGAAGTTGCGCGCGCTGGTGGACCATGTCCGCACCTTCAGGAAAGCAGAGATCTGA
- a CDS encoding ABC-F family ATP-binding cassette domain-containing protein: MALINLKALGVTLGARLFSNLDLSVEAGDRIGIVAANGRGKSTLLRTIAGTFEPTDGDITKSRGLTIGHVEQDIAPALLTLPFHEAVRQALPAEQAENESWRADVVLETFEVPEELRARPLGALSGGWQRLALLARVWVNDPDALLLDEPTNHLDLARIRWLEDWLNSLPQSVPLIVASHDRAFLDAVTNRTLFLRAEHSQVFALPYSRARVALDESDASQERQYQRDMKVAQQLRRQAAKLNNIGINSGSDLLVIKTKQLKDRAERLEDAARPAHQEHSAGAIRLANRGTHAKQLVTLDDAEVKTPDGTLLFKTGKRWICQGDRIVLLGRNGSGKSRLVGMLRNAISGSDGGQTGIRATPSLALGHVDQALADLGNTDTPMAAIGRRFEFGDQRLRTLLAGAGIGIDMQERPIGRLSGGQKARLAMLALRLTNPNFYLLDEPTNHLDIEGQEALETELMAHEASCLLVSHDRSFVRTVGNRFWQIENRKLIEVDGPENFFATVSGDD, encoded by the coding sequence ATGGCACTGATCAATCTCAAGGCACTCGGCGTCACACTCGGCGCCCGCCTGTTCTCCAATCTCGACCTTTCCGTCGAAGCCGGCGACCGTATCGGCATCGTCGCGGCGAACGGCAGAGGCAAGTCGACGCTGCTGCGCACCATCGCCGGCACGTTCGAGCCGACGGACGGCGACATCACCAAGTCGCGCGGTCTCACCATCGGCCACGTCGAGCAGGATATCGCCCCCGCACTGCTCACCCTGCCGTTCCATGAGGCGGTCCGGCAGGCTTTGCCGGCAGAGCAGGCAGAAAACGAAAGCTGGCGTGCCGATGTGGTGCTCGAAACCTTCGAGGTTCCCGAGGAATTGCGCGCACGCCCACTCGGCGCGTTGAGCGGCGGCTGGCAGCGCCTCGCTCTGCTGGCGCGTGTCTGGGTGAACGATCCTGATGCCCTGCTGCTCGATGAGCCGACCAACCACCTCGACCTAGCCCGTATCCGCTGGCTGGAAGACTGGCTGAACAGCCTGCCGCAAAGCGTCCCGCTGATCGTGGCCAGCCACGACCGCGCCTTCCTCGACGCCGTCACCAACCGCACGCTGTTTTTGCGCGCCGAGCACAGCCAGGTCTTTGCCCTGCCCTATTCAAGGGCTCGGGTTGCGCTGGATGAGAGCGACGCTTCGCAGGAACGGCAATATCAGCGTGACATGAAGGTGGCGCAGCAGCTTCGCCGGCAGGCCGCCAAGCTGAACAACATCGGCATCAATTCCGGAAGCGATCTCCTGGTCATCAAGACCAAGCAATTGAAAGACCGCGCTGAACGGCTCGAGGATGCTGCCCGCCCCGCACACCAGGAACACTCCGCGGGCGCCATCCGTCTCGCCAACCGCGGCACCCACGCCAAACAGTTGGTGACGCTGGACGATGCCGAAGTGAAAACGCCCGACGGAACGCTTCTGTTCAAAACCGGCAAGCGCTGGATCTGCCAGGGCGATCGCATCGTGCTGCTCGGTCGCAATGGCTCCGGCAAATCACGACTGGTCGGCATGCTGCGCAATGCAATTTCGGGAAGTGACGGTGGCCAGACCGGCATCCGCGCCACGCCATCTCTGGCACTGGGCCATGTCGACCAGGCGCTGGCCGACCTCGGCAACACCGATACGCCGATGGCAGCGATCGGCCGGCGCTTCGAATTCGGCGATCAGCGGCTCCGAACGCTGCTCGCCGGTGCCGGCATCGGCATCGACATGCAGGAGCGACCGATTGGCCGGCTGTCCGGCGGCCAGAAAGCCAGGCTGGCCATGCTGGCGTTGAGGCTCACCAACCCCAACTTCTATCTGCTCGACGAGCCGACCAACCATCTGGACATCGAAGGCCAGGAAGCGCTGGAAACCGAACTGATGGCGCATGAGGCAAGCTGCCTGCTGGTTTCGCACGACCGCAGCTTCGTGCGCACGGTCGGCAACCGCTTCTGGCAGATCGAAAATCGCAAGCTGATCGAAGTGGATGGACCGGAGAACTTCTTTGCAACCGTGTCGGGGGACGACTGA
- a CDS encoding Atu4866 domain-containing protein: MTVHSKRHVLPCLILAMLSATPASASESVTNSHLLKEREMTQHPYVGMWSTDDGRVRHELLPDGRYDEARGSRQSAYQGRYEVTGTHIEYWDDTGFTADGDFVDENTLHHGGMILRRQ, translated from the coding sequence ATGACGGTACACAGCAAAAGACACGTTCTGCCCTGCCTGATCCTGGCCATGCTTTCGGCAACGCCGGCTTCGGCATCGGAAAGCGTCACCAATTCCCACCTCCTCAAGGAGCGAGAGATGACACAGCATCCCTATGTCGGCATGTGGTCGACCGATGACGGCAGGGTCCGCCACGAACTCTTGCCGGACGGCCGCTATGATGAAGCGCGCGGCAGCAGGCAAAGCGCCTATCAGGGTCGCTACGAAGTGACCGGCACACATATCGAATACTGGGACGACACCGGCTTCACCGCCGATGGCGACTTCGTCGACGAAAATACCCTTCACCACGGTGGCATGATCCTGCGCCGCCAATGA
- a CDS encoding SDR family oxidoreductase, translating to MNGIEGKVVAITGASSGIGEATARVIAAGGAHVVIGARRVDRLQNLGDEITAAGGSVRSRRLDVTECADVEAFARYAQEQFGRLDVIVNNAGVMPLSPLAELKVDEWDRMVDVNIKGVLYGIAAALPLMNAQGHGQIINLSSIGGHSVSPTAAVYCATKFAVGAISDGLRQETDRIRVTVISPGTTTSELADTITDARAREAMKAWRAITISAEAVANAIAYAISQPADIDVSEIIIRPTASPH from the coding sequence ATGAACGGAATTGAAGGAAAAGTCGTCGCGATCACCGGTGCCAGCAGCGGCATCGGCGAGGCAACGGCAAGAGTTATTGCGGCGGGCGGCGCGCATGTCGTCATTGGCGCGCGCCGGGTGGACCGGTTGCAAAACCTCGGCGACGAGATAACCGCTGCCGGTGGCTCCGTCCGCAGCCGCCGGCTCGACGTTACCGAATGTGCCGATGTCGAAGCCTTTGCACGCTATGCGCAAGAGCAATTCGGCAGGCTCGATGTCATCGTCAACAACGCCGGCGTGATGCCCCTGTCTCCGCTCGCGGAACTCAAGGTGGACGAGTGGGACAGGATGGTGGACGTCAACATCAAGGGCGTGCTTTACGGAATCGCAGCCGCCCTGCCCTTGATGAACGCACAGGGCCATGGCCAGATCATCAACCTGTCGTCGATCGGTGGCCATAGCGTTTCGCCGACAGCCGCCGTCTATTGCGCCACGAAGTTCGCAGTCGGGGCCATTTCAGATGGGCTGCGGCAGGAAACCGACCGGATCCGCGTCACCGTCATTTCGCCCGGCACCACCACCTCGGAGTTGGCCGACACGATCACCGACGCCAGGGCGCGCGAAGCCATGAAAGCCTGGCGTGCCATCACCATCAGTGCCGAAGCCGTCGCCAACGCCATCGCCTATGCGATCAGCCAGCCAGCCGACATTGATGTGAGCGAGATCATCATTCGGCCAACAGCAAGCCCGCACTGA